A window of the Microbacterium sp. AZCO genome harbors these coding sequences:
- a CDS encoding ATP-binding cassette domain-containing protein: MSTLLDVKDLVVEYPGKGFRAKPFQALKGVSLDIRPGETVGLVGESGSGKTTLGRAVLGLAPVTGGTITYGGRDISKLGRRQRRELSSEIQVVFQDPYSSLNPSLTIEQILAEPLTARGVAGKEAKARVRDLLDRVGLPANAAGRLPREFSGGQRQRVAIARALALDPKLIVCDEPVSALDLSTQARVLDLFIEIQERTGVAYLFISHDLAVVRHISHRVAVMYHGELVETGEGDQVTARPEHPYTQRLFLAAPVPNPDEQAERRSARRALLAEQAAAASTEGAAA; this comes from the coding sequence ATGAGCACGCTGCTCGACGTCAAGGACCTCGTGGTCGAGTACCCCGGCAAGGGGTTCCGCGCCAAGCCGTTCCAGGCCCTCAAGGGCGTCTCGCTCGACATCCGCCCCGGCGAGACCGTCGGCCTCGTCGGCGAGTCGGGGTCGGGGAAGACGACCCTCGGCCGCGCCGTGCTGGGCCTCGCCCCCGTCACGGGCGGCACGATCACCTACGGCGGCCGCGACATCTCGAAGCTCGGGCGCCGTCAGCGCCGCGAGCTCTCGAGCGAGATCCAGGTCGTCTTCCAGGACCCGTACTCGTCGCTCAACCCCTCGCTCACGATCGAGCAGATCCTCGCCGAGCCGCTCACGGCGCGCGGGGTCGCCGGCAAGGAGGCGAAGGCGCGCGTGCGCGACCTGCTCGACCGCGTCGGGCTGCCCGCGAACGCGGCCGGCCGGCTCCCGCGCGAGTTCTCCGGCGGCCAGCGGCAGCGTGTCGCGATCGCCCGGGCGCTCGCGCTCGACCCCAAGCTCATCGTGTGCGACGAGCCGGTCTCGGCGCTCGACCTCTCGACGCAGGCGCGCGTGCTGGACCTCTTCATCGAGATCCAGGAGCGCACCGGCGTCGCCTACCTCTTCATCTCGCACGACCTCGCCGTCGTCCGGCACATCAGCCACCGCGTCGCGGTGATGTACCACGGCGAGCTCGTCGAGACCGGCGAGGGCGACCAGGTCACCGCACGACCCGAGCACCCCTACACGCAGCGGCTCTTCCTCGCCGCCCCCGTGCCCAACCCCGACGAGCAGGCTGAGCGCCGCTCGGCCCGTCGCGCCCTGCTCGCCGAGCAGGCCGCGGCCGCATCGACCGAAGGAGCCGCCGCATGA
- a CDS encoding dipeptide/oligopeptide/nickel ABC transporter permease/ATP-binding protein, whose amino-acid sequence MTAIEVPPAVPTPHVKTSLFRRLVRKPVGLVALLYLGFVVLMAVIGPFIAPYDPNKASLQLVLAPPSAAHPLGNDSAGRDVLSRLLWATSTTLAAAALAVLTALVIGVVAGLIAGYFKGWFDSVSSWVTSLVVALPPIVVLIAARTVLGPSVWWAMLIFGIILSTAYFRLVYAAVVGVRSELYVDAARVSGLSDTRIIGRHILSVVRAPIIIQTAIIAGIAIAIQSGLEFLGLGDMSVPTWGSMLNDGFANIYRAPTLMLWPSLAIATTCIALTLVGNAMRDILERTTTVRRRRRRAVSSATASIAAVTTSISTSGADAAPIEDSTELPVVSAGTIVHPDDVTTSQQPQQPALRIRDLRVAYQQPEGADIEVVHGVSLDVRKGEIHGLIGESGSGKTQTAFAVLGLLPRGGHVSAGSIDYEGTQLADASEKVYAGIRGKRIGYIPQEPMSNLDPSFKIGYQLVEPLVKNLGLSRKAATEKSLALLDRVGIPNPKRTFDAYPFEVSGGMAQRVLIAGAVSTDPDLIIADEPTTALDVTVQAEVLDLLRDLQRERGMAMLLVTHNFGVVADLCDRVTVMQQGLFVEQGPVRTILGNPSHPYTQSLLDAILDEGPARPPLVTAGPTSGAAKEGARR is encoded by the coding sequence ATGACCGCCATCGAAGTGCCTCCCGCGGTGCCCACTCCGCACGTCAAGACCTCGCTCTTCCGGCGCCTCGTGCGCAAGCCCGTCGGCCTCGTCGCACTCCTCTACCTCGGGTTCGTCGTGCTGATGGCCGTGATCGGGCCGTTCATCGCCCCCTACGACCCCAACAAGGCCTCGCTCCAGCTCGTGCTCGCCCCACCGAGCGCCGCGCACCCGCTCGGCAACGACAGCGCGGGCCGCGACGTGCTCTCACGCCTGCTCTGGGCCACCTCGACGACCCTCGCCGCCGCGGCCCTCGCGGTGCTGACGGCTCTCGTGATCGGCGTCGTCGCCGGCCTCATCGCGGGCTACTTCAAGGGCTGGTTCGACTCGGTCTCGTCGTGGGTGACCTCGCTCGTCGTGGCGCTCCCGCCCATCGTCGTGCTGATCGCCGCCCGCACGGTGCTCGGACCCTCCGTGTGGTGGGCGATGCTCATCTTCGGCATCATCCTCTCGACCGCGTACTTCCGCCTCGTCTACGCCGCCGTCGTGGGCGTGCGCAGCGAGCTGTACGTCGATGCGGCCCGCGTCTCGGGCCTGAGCGACACCCGCATCATCGGCCGCCACATCCTCTCGGTCGTCCGGGCGCCGATCATCATCCAGACGGCGATCATCGCGGGCATCGCGATCGCGATCCAGTCGGGGCTGGAGTTCCTCGGGCTCGGCGACATGAGCGTGCCGACCTGGGGCTCGATGCTCAACGACGGCTTCGCGAACATCTACCGCGCACCCACCCTCATGCTGTGGCCCTCGCTCGCCATCGCGACGACCTGTATCGCACTGACCCTCGTCGGCAACGCGATGCGCGACATCCTGGAGCGCACCACGACGGTCCGGCGTCGCCGCCGCCGGGCAGTGTCGAGCGCGACCGCGTCGATCGCGGCCGTCACGACCTCGATCTCCACGAGCGGGGCGGATGCCGCGCCCATCGAGGACTCGACCGAGCTGCCCGTCGTCTCCGCCGGGACCATCGTGCACCCCGACGACGTCACCACGTCGCAGCAGCCGCAGCAGCCCGCGCTGCGCATCCGCGACCTGCGCGTCGCGTACCAGCAGCCCGAGGGCGCCGACATCGAGGTCGTCCACGGCGTCTCGCTCGACGTCCGCAAGGGCGAGATCCACGGCCTCATCGGCGAGTCGGGCTCCGGCAAGACCCAGACCGCGTTCGCCGTGCTGGGCCTGCTCCCCCGCGGCGGGCACGTCTCGGCCGGCTCGATCGACTACGAGGGGACGCAGCTCGCGGATGCCTCGGAGAAGGTCTACGCCGGCATCCGCGGCAAGCGCATCGGCTACATCCCCCAGGAGCCGATGTCCAACCTCGACCCGTCGTTCAAGATCGGGTATCAGCTCGTCGAGCCGCTCGTGAAGAACCTGGGCCTGAGCCGGAAGGCGGCGACCGAGAAGTCGCTCGCCCTGCTCGACCGGGTCGGCATCCCGAATCCGAAGCGCACGTTCGACGCGTACCCGTTCGAGGTGTCGGGCGGCATGGCGCAGCGCGTCCTGATCGCGGGCGCCGTCTCGACCGACCCCGACCTCATCATCGCCGACGAGCCGACGACGGCACTCGACGTCACGGTGCAGGCCGAGGTGCTCGACCTGCTGCGCGACCTGCAGCGCGAGCGCGGCATGGCGATGCTGCTCGTGACGCACAACTTCGGTGTCGTCGCCGACCTCTGCGACCGGGTCACCGTGATGCAGCAGGGCCTGTTCGTCGAGCAGGGTCCCGTCCGCACGATCCTCGGAAACCCCAGCCACCCCTACACGCAGTCGCTGCTCGACGCGATCCTCGACGAGGGTCCCGCCCGGCCGCCGCTGGTCACCGCCGGGCCCACGTCGGGCGCCGCGAAGGAAGGAGCCCGGCGATGA